In Methylobacterium sp. WL1, the sequence AGCGCCGCCCGGCGCAGGCTCGCCCGGGCCCGTCCGCGCAGGTAGCGGACGAGCCCGACCAGCAGGGCGGCGAGGAAGCCCAAGGCCGCCGCCGCGACGACGACCCCTGCACCGCCCCGGCGGCGCCCCCCGGCAGGTGCAGGCCGCGGAGCTGGTCGAGGCTCGGGGCGATCTCGACGGGGTTCATCGCGCCGGGCCCGGATGTGGGAGACGCGGCGACGCGGCAGGGTTTCGTCTGCGCCTCGTCTCGGTCCGCAAGCCGGCACCCATCTGTCGGGACGAGCCCCGAGCCTCACAGCACCGCATCGAGGCGCTCCATCAGCGGCGCGTAGGCCTCCGGGCCGGCCTCGACGTCGAGGCGCACCCCCGCGATGCCCCGGCGGGCATAATCGGCCAGCCGCGCCTCGGCGGTCTCACCCGGCAGCGCCGTCGGGAGCGCGGTGCCGCGCCGGCCATCCGCCAACGCGAAGGGATAGAAGCCCGGCGGGCGGGCGCGCTCGAAGGCGTCGCTCACCAGGATCAGCCGGATCGCGACCCGCTCGGCCAGCAGGGTCAGCGTCTCGTCGAAGCCCGGGCCGGGGGCGTCGAGGGCGCTGGCGACGACCAGGTGTCCGCCGGCGGGCAGCAGGCTGCGGGCGAGCCCGAGGGTCGGCTCCAGGGTGCGTCGGACCCGGCGGCGCCGGCCGCCGCGAGGGCGTCCGCATGCGCCTGGGCCAGGGCGCCGGTCACCGCGATCATGGCGCGCTCGCCGCCGGCCGGGCGCAGCACCGTCTGCCCCCCGAGGCCGCCACCGCGAGGCCGACCCGGCCGCCATCGGCCGCCACCCGCCAGCCGAGCAGCGCCAGGGCCTCGGCGGCGGCCACCGAGCGCAGGGCCCGGCGGGTGCCGAACAGCATCGAGGGCCGGAAATCGGCGAGCAGCACCACGGCGCGGTCGCGCTCGTCGTGATGGGTGCGCACGTGCAGCTGCCCGGTGCGCGCGGTGGCGTTGCGGTCGATGAACCGGCGGTCATCGCCCTCGGACCAGAGCCGCACGTCCTCCGGCTCGGAACCGCGCCCGCGCCGCTTGGTGACGATGCCGCCGGGCAGGCCGGCGAGCGTCCGGGTCGCCGGCGCCGCGCCCCGCCGGGCCAAGTGGCGCAGGCCCATCAGGGCCTCACCCGAGAGATGGACGCCGTTCATTTGGGACTGGGCGGCACTCTCAAAACGCGCGCTCTTCCCTCCCCCCGCTGCGGGGGAGGGTAGGCCGGCCGTCAGGCCGGGTCGGGAGAGGGGAGCGACGCTGCCGGAAAGATCGCGACGGGCTTCAGATCCTGAATTGTCGCGCTGCCCCTCTCCCCCCCTGCTGCGCAGGGTACCCTCCCCCGCAGAGGGGGGAGGGCGTTTCCGGCTCCTGTTCCAAAGCCCGAACACCCTCAGAGCGCCCGGACCCGCTGCACCAGCTCGCCGACCAGGCCGCGGGCGGTCTTGCCTTCGGCGGCCGCGCGCCAGGTCAGGCCGATGCGGTGGGAGAGCGCGTCCCGGGCGAGTTCGGTGACGTCCTCCGGGGTGACGTGGTCCCGGCCGCGCAGCCAGGCCCGGGCCTTGCCCGCCATCATCAGCGCGAGCGTGCCGCGCGGCGAGGCCGGGTGCTCGATCATCGCCCGCAGGTCCGGCGCCGCCGCATCGGTGCGGGTCGCCGCCACCAGGCGGACCAGGTAATCCTTGAGCGCCGGCGACACGTAGGTGGCCAGAGCCGCCTCCCGGGCGGCGCGCACGTCGGCCAGCGCCAGGCGCACCGGCATGGCCTCGACATGGTGGGTCATCTCGCCCTCCACGAGGTCGAGGATCGCCCGCTCGGTGGCCTCGTCGGGCATCTCGACCACGACGTGCAGCAGGAAGCGGTCGAGCTGCGCCTCCGGAAGCGGGAAGGTGCCGGCATGCTCGATCGGGTTCTGGGTCGCCACGACCATGAACGGGTCGGCGAGCGGGTGGGTCTTCCCGGAGACCGTGATCTGCCCCTCGGCCATCGCCTCGAGCAGGGCCGACTGCACCTTGGGCGGCGCCCGGTTGACCTCGTCCACCAGCACGAGGGCGTGGAACAGGGGTCCCTGCAGGAACTCGAAGCTGCCGCTGTCCTGGCGCCAGACGGTGGTGCCGGTGAGGTCGGCCGGCATCAGGTCCGGGGTGCACTGGATGCGTGCGAACGAGCCGTCGAGCCCGTCGGCCAGCCGCTTGACCGCGCGGGTCTTGGCGAGGCCCGGCGCGCCCTCGATCAGGAGGTGGCCGCCGGTGAGCAGACCGATCAGCAGGCGCTCGACCAGGCCGGCGCTGCCGATCAGGCCGCGTTCCAACCCGTCGCGCAGGGCCAGGACCCGCCCGTGCAGGGCCGCGTCCGGTTCGGCCCCGGGACGGCGTTCGGCGAGGGCGTCACTCATGCGAAGAACGCTCGGGCGCGGAGAAATACACCCGCCACGGGGGCCGTGTCCTGCATCCTGCACGTCTCCTCGGCCCGGGTCCCGTATTCATGAGGGATCCTCAGGTTGAGGCCGGTGTGCCCGCTGCCCGGTGGGGCCGTCAATCCCGGCCGGTTCCGCCTCCGGCCCGTGCCGAGCGTCATCCCGGGGGCCGGTTGCCGGATTCCGGGAAAAGGTGATGCAAAACCAAGGGCCTGGTGCGCCGTCCCGGATCCGCTATCCCGGACGGCGCGCCGAGCCGGCCATGATGTCACGGTTTCGTCACCTCTCGCCTCGCAAGAGACCGCCATGACCAGCTACGCCGCCATCCCCGAGGAATTCAAATCCGCCATCGGCCTGATCGTCGCCTTCGTGCTCGGCACGGCGATCGGGGCCGAGCGGCAGTACCGGCAGCGCACCGCCGGCCTGCGCACCGCGGTGCTGGTGGCGATCGGCGCCTCGGCCTTCGTCGATCTCGGCATGCGGCTGACCGGCCCGGACGGCGGGGTCCGCACGGTGGCCTACGTGATCTCCGGCATCGGCTTCCTGGGCGCCGGCGTGATCATGAAGGAGGGGATGAACGTGCGCGGCCTCAACACGGCCGCCACCCTGTGGTGCTCCGCCGCCGTGGGGGCGTTCTGCGGCGCCGACTTGCCGCTGGAGGCGGTGTTCGTCACCGTCACGGTGCTGACCTGCAACACGGCGCTCCGGCCCCTGGTGAACGCCATCAACTGCGCCCCGATCCGCGAATCCTCCACCGAGGCGACCTACGAGGTCCAGGTGACCACCGCGCCCGGCGAGGCCGGTCCCGCCCAGGACCTGCTGGTCGAGCGCCTGGAGGCGGCGAACTATCCGGTCAGCAACGTCGAGGTCGAGGAGCGCGGCGGGGGCGCGGTCGACGTGGTCGCGACGCTGACGGCCAGCGCCGTCAAGGCGAGCGAGCTGGATGCGGTCACGGCCGATCTCGCCAAGGCGCCGGGCATCCGCCACGCCACCTGGTCGGTCCAGACCGCCGATTGATGGTCGGGGACTTTGCGTCGCGCGGGGCTGAAGCCGCCGCGCCGACGCCCGCACGGTGGGGTGGCCCCGGCCCTGTCAGCGCGGCGGGGCAAGCGGACGGGTGCGGCGCTCGATCACCACGGTCGGGCGGGTGCGACGCTCGACCACCACGGTGCGGGGCGCCCGGCTGGGGCTGGCATGGGTCAGGATCCGCTCCGGCATCCGCTCCGGCTTGGCCTTCTTGGCCGCCAGGACGTGCGGGCGGACCTCGTCGACCGGAAGCCCGATCAGGCCCGCGGCGATCTCGACCTGCTGCTCGACATCGTCGGCCAGGTCCTGGGCGGCGGCGACCGCCTCGTTCACCGTGGGCGGCTCGCGGCGCACGCGGATCGGCGGCAGGTCGGCGAAGCTCTTCTGCGTCTTCTTCACGGGGCGACTCGCGGTCATCATCGAACAGACATAGCGCCTTCCGCGCCGGTTGTGCAGTGCATCATAATCGGCGGCTGCCCGTCCGGGGAACATGTCTTGGGCTGGAATACCGCATACGGCACGCCGTTACCCCCGCTCCACAGGGCGAACATCATCCGCGCGCCGGTCGGCGCTGCGCTGCGGCATAATAACGCGGGCCCGCGCGGGGTGCCAAGCGGGGATCGCGATCCCCGTCCCGGACCGGGCGGAGACCGTCCGGAGCCTCGTGCCGACGGGTGGGCCGAACCTCCGGGATGAGCGGAAACCCGAGGCCGCGCGCATCGGCCGGGATCCGGTCCCCCGGACGATGCGCTAGGCTCGCGCGCCATGGCCGAATCACTCGATCCCCGCCTCACCCCGGCCCGTCCGGACATCGCCGACATCCGGTTGCGCGGCCGGGTTACGGCGGAGCGCTTCGTCGCCGCCGCCCCGCGCCGGGTCGTGGCGCCGGCGGCGCCGTTGCGCCGGGCGCCGTCGGCGGAGGCCGGGCTCGACACCGAGGCGCTGCTCGGCGACGCCGTGGACCTCTACGCCGAACAGGATGGGTTCGCCTTCGTGCAACTCGTCCGGGACGGCTATGTCGGCTACCTGCCGGCCGATTGCCTCGGCCCCGCCGCACCCGAGCCGACCCACAGGGTCACGGCGGTGCGCACCTTCCTGTATCCCGAGCCCGACCTGAAGCGGCCGGTGCGCGCCCATCTCAGCCTCGGCGCGCGCCTCGTCGTCACCGGCGAGGCCGGGGCCTATTTCGAGACCCCCGGCGGCTACGTCTTCGCGCGCCACTGCGCCCCGCTGGCGCAGCACGAGCCCGACTACGCGGCCACGGCCGAGCGGCTCGCAGGGATTCCCTATCTCTGGGGCGGCCGTACCAGCCTGGGGCTCGATTGCTCGGGTCTCGTGCAGCTCTGCCTCGACGCCGCCGGCCTCCCCTGCCCGCGCGACGCCGACATGCAGGAGCGGGGCCTAGGCCGGGCGCTGCCGCTCGCCCTCGACGGATTGCGCCGGGGCGACTTCGTGTTCTGGCGCGGCCATGTCGGGCTGATGCGCGACTCCGAGACGCTGATCCACGCCAACGGCCACCACATGGCGGTGGCGGCGGAGCCGCTGGCCGGCGCGGTGGCCCGGATCCGGGAGAACAGTTTCGGGGCGGTGACCGGGATCCGCCGGCTCTAGGTCGAGGATCCGGGCACCCCGGGTCCAAAACGCGCGGCAAACGTGCTACAGGGACGCTCCGCGGTCGTCTTCCTGC encodes:
- a CDS encoding MgtC/SapB family protein, with the translated sequence MTSYAAIPEEFKSAIGLIVAFVLGTAIGAERQYRQRTAGLRTAVLVAIGASAFVDLGMRLTGPDGGVRTVAYVISGIGFLGAGVIMKEGMNVRGLNTAATLWCSAAVGAFCGADLPLEAVFVTVTVLTCNTALRPLVNAINCAPIRESSTEATYEVQVTTAPGEAGPAQDLLVERLEAANYPVSNVEVEERGGGAVDVVATLTASAVKASELDAVTADLAKAPGIRHATWSVQTAD
- a CDS encoding NlpC/P60 family protein gives rise to the protein MAESLDPRLTPARPDIADIRLRGRVTAERFVAAAPRRVVAPAAPLRRAPSAEAGLDTEALLGDAVDLYAEQDGFAFVQLVRDGYVGYLPADCLGPAAPEPTHRVTAVRTFLYPEPDLKRPVRAHLSLGARLVVTGEAGAYFETPGGYVFARHCAPLAQHEPDYAATAERLAGIPYLWGGRTSLGLDCSGLVQLCLDAAGLPCPRDADMQERGLGRALPLALDGLRRGDFVFWRGHVGLMRDSETLIHANGHHMAVAAEPLAGAVARIRENSFGAVTGIRRL
- a CDS encoding MoxR family ATPase; the protein is MSDALAERRPGAEPDAALHGRVLALRDGLERGLIGSAGLVERLLIGLLTGGHLLIEGAPGLAKTRAVKRLADGLDGSFARIQCTPDLMPADLTGTTVWRQDSGSFEFLQGPLFHALVLVDEVNRAPPKVQSALLEAMAEGQITVSGKTHPLADPFMVVATQNPIEHAGTFPLPEAQLDRFLLHVVVEMPDEATERAILDLVEGEMTHHVEAMPVRLALADVRAAREAALATYVSPALKDYLVRLVAATRTDAAAPDLRAMIEHPASPRGTLALMMAGKARAWLRGRDHVTPEDVTELARDALSHRIGLTWRAAAEGKTARGLVGELVQRVRAL